From one Gossypium hirsutum isolate 1008001.06 chromosome D08, Gossypium_hirsutum_v2.1, whole genome shotgun sequence genomic stretch:
- the LOC107912852 gene encoding uncharacterized protein: MSCLALSLQPANGSDILLQTREWFPPARALIALHAFRQTRLAFSNKSPSSVAATSSSSSSSTAETSAATESIGDDPLSASSGQLIVGVESKYRVVYRLVNSIYVLGITTADHDNSINVFECINIVNQAVSVIVTACRGVDVTPEKLSRKYAEVYMALDIVLRGVSNIRLAAMLSYMHGDGIAKMVHSALDTEAKIRGADTWPAVELHSTEHQSNIEAFSNASFELPPETLAAGDQKVSTIVPQSTIEQDEKMIKAEESEAEKDPFAASEAINKQEDLVGGFKKTKDASATDLTLALAGLEVTTLPPAEATQSTDITVEGFEGKYGGIEFGSEQATLGEAFEGFTDAWGGGLDASEFLENKKVKKQEGLSGLELLQTGDSAAPTAAAAGADGGKSLENLLVKSTEMKGPEMYILEEISAEFRESLLARVGLMGVVYLRTMPPRVSGDKDTEFSFRVEGTSSVKRFVIQSSRCSSLGNGMFHVRTPPSEEPIPILKYSLLPRLTPLPLRVRLIKRLSGTLLSVMIQYVSNPELLAPLTDVTFVLKLPVDPTLLKVSPKAVLNRSERELKWHVPEVPLKGTPGKLRVRMPLDSADIDEELEVVGYVKFSVQGATSLSGVCLKPATEGKTDFYEVNHRYQSGVYTCN; encoded by the coding sequence atgtcGTGCTTGGCTCTCTCTCTCCAGCCAGCCAACGGATCTGACATCCTTCTCCAAACCCGAGAATGGTTCCCTCCTGCCCGTGCTCTAATTGCTCTCCACGCCTTCCGCCAGACCCGTCTTGCCTTCTCCAACAAGTCCCCTTCCTCCGTCGCTGCTACCTCCTCCTCTTCCTCCTCATCTACTGCCGAAACTAGTGCTGCCACTGAATCCATCGGCGACGACCCCCTTTCCGCCTCCAGTGGCCAACTAATCGTCGGCGTTGAAAGTAAGTATCGCGTTGTTTACCGCCTTGTAAACTCCATTTACGTCCTCGGAATCACTACTGCCGATCACGACAATTCGATCAACGTATTTGAGTGCATCAATATCGTTAACCAAGCCGTTAGTGTCATCGTGACGGCCTGCCGTGGCGTCGACGTCACCCCTGAAAAGCTCTCCCGAAAATACGCCGAGGTTTACATGGCACTCGACATCGTCCTACGTGGAGTCAGCAACATCCGTCTCGCTGCCATGCTCTCCTATATGCACGGCGACGGGATTGCCAAGATGGTCCATTCCGCACTCGACACTGAAGCCAAGATACGTGGTGCTGACACGTGGCCTGCCGTCGAACTTCACTCCACCGAACACCAATCCAACATTGAAGCCTTTTCCAATGCGAGTTTCGAATTGCCTCCGGAAACTCTAGCGGCTGGCGATCAGAAAGTTTCAACGATTGTACCTCAAAGTACAATTGAGCAAGACGAGAAAATGATTAAAGCAGAGGAATCAGAAGCAGAGAAGGATCCATTTGCTGCCAGTGAGGCCATAAATAAGCAAGAAGATTTAGTCGGAGGGTTTAAGAAGACGAAGGATGCATCAGCTACTGATTTAACATTGGCGTTGGCAGGGTTAGAGGTGACTACATTGCCCCCGGCTGAAGCAACCCAATCTACGGACATTACTGTTGAAGGGTTTGAGGGGAAGTACGGAGGAATTGAGTTTGGCAGTGAACAGGCTACTCTTGGAGAAGCTTTTGAAGGGTTTACTGATGCTTGGGGTGGAGGCTTGGATGCTTCggaatttttggaaaataaaaaggttaagaAACAGGAAGGGCTTAGTGGGCTTGAACTTTTGCAAACTGGGGATAGTGCTGCTCCAACTGCAGCTGCGGCTGGTGCTGATGGAGGGAAGTCTCTTGAGAATCTTTTGGTGAAGAGTACTGAGATGAAAGGTCCCGAAATGTATATCTTGGAGGAGATCAGTGCGGAGTTTAGGGAATCATTGCTCGCTAGAGTTGGACTAATGGGTGTGGTTTACTTGAGAACGATGCCTCCTAGAGTTTCTGGTGATAAGGATACTGAGTTTTCATTTCGTGTTGAAGGAACTAGTTCGGTTAAGAGGTTTGTTATACAGAGTTCTCGGTGTAGTAGCCTAGGAAATGGAATGTTTCATGTTAGAACTCCCCCATCTGAGGAGCCTATACCAATTTTGAAGTACAGTTTGTTACCTAGGTTGACACCATTGCCTCTGAGAGTTAGGTTGATCAAGCGTCTTAGTGGGACATTACTTTCTGTGATGATACAGTATGTTTCAAATCCGGAGTTACTAGCACCATTGACTGATGTAACTTTTGTTCTGAAATTGCCCGTTGATCCAACATTGTTAAAGGTTTCACCTAAAGCTGTGTTGAACAGATCAGAGAGAGAACTGAAGTGGCATGTGCCAGAGGTTCCACTGAAGGGTACTCCTGGCAAATTGAGGGTAAGGATGCCTTTGGATTCTGCTGACATTGATGAAGAACTAGAAGTTGTTGGTTATGTAAAATTTTCAGTGCAAGGAGCTACTTCATTGTCTGGGGTCTGTCTAAAGCCTGCTACCGAGGGTAAGACAGATTTTTATGAGGTAAATCATCGGTATCAGAGTGGGGTTTATACATGCAATTGA